In one Achromobacter spanius genomic region, the following are encoded:
- a CDS encoding helix-turn-helix domain-containing protein: MSKKDVLEECVRASLERYFEDLGESEPHDMWDMVMRCVERPVLEVALERSGGNQSRASEMLGITRNTLRKKLLAHNIQV; encoded by the coding sequence ATGAGCAAGAAAGATGTCCTGGAAGAATGCGTGCGCGCCAGCCTGGAGCGCTATTTCGAAGACTTGGGTGAATCCGAGCCCCACGATATGTGGGACATGGTGATGCGCTGCGTCGAACGCCCGGTGCTTGAAGTGGCGCTGGAGCGATCGGGCGGCAACCAGTCGCGCGCGTCTGAAATGCTGGGCATCACCCGCAACACCCTGCGCAAGAAGTTGCTGGCGCACAATATCCAGGTATAG
- a CDS encoding TM2 domain-containing protein, which produces MTQVQLSPSLSAAPARRPRGKVAVGLLACLFGWLGAHWWYLGRRYAWAVTLLAAVSLFCAFRYYPVWYDNPAFFLLFIPMIDGFIESAVFSLMSDEKFDRRYNAAHGRPTSTGWGPVLVALLACLVGSVVSMFAIAMVVVYVWVAMGWLDGLVL; this is translated from the coding sequence ATGACGCAGGTTCAGCTTTCACCTTCACTGTCCGCCGCCCCCGCCCGACGTCCGCGCGGCAAGGTCGCCGTGGGGCTGCTGGCTTGTCTGTTTGGGTGGCTGGGCGCGCACTGGTGGTATCTGGGCCGCCGATACGCCTGGGCCGTGACACTGCTGGCCGCAGTCAGCCTGTTCTGTGCGTTCCGCTATTACCCGGTCTGGTACGACAACCCCGCCTTCTTCCTGTTGTTCATTCCGATGATCGACGGCTTCATTGAAAGCGCTGTCTTTTCGCTGATGTCCGACGAGAAATTCGACCGTCGCTACAACGCAGCCCATGGCCGGCCCACGTCCACGGGCTGGGGGCCGGTGCTGGTGGCGCTGCTGGCGTGCCTGGTGGGGTCGGTGGTGTCGATGTTCGCCATCGCCATGGTGGTGGTGTACGTCTGGGTAGCCATGGGCTGGCTGGACGGCCTGGTGCTGTAG
- a CDS encoding aminopeptidase P N-terminal domain-containing protein, which translates to MSLPPADIAPFVARRQRLMERMRADGGGIAILPTAPEAIRNRDAEFPYRHDSDFFYLTGFTEPGAWLVLIAGATERALLFCRPRHVEHEIWEGKRFGPEAAAEHFGFDDAHPIDALDELIPRLMLDHPTLYAPLAGEKRNDGRLHRWLAAARDAGRAGHAPPARQQDVRAWLAEMRLVKDPTEIATMRRAAKISAGAHARAMRVARPGMHEYELEAELLYEFRRHGAQAVAYNSIVAAGANACVLHYPAGEAVLRDGDLVLIDAGCEVDSYASDITRTFPVNGRYSGPQRALYDLTVAAQQAAAAATAPGRTFNDGHEAALRVLAQGMLDLKLLKGSLDGVLESGDYSRFYMHRTGHWLGLDVHDAGDYRQPGPAQGGDRPWRKLERGMMLTIEPGIYVRPADDVPESYWNIGIRTEDDALVTDEGCELITRGVPVEASEIEALMRE; encoded by the coding sequence ATGAGCCTGCCTCCCGCCGACATCGCCCCGTTCGTCGCCCGCCGCCAACGCCTGATGGAACGGATGCGCGCCGATGGCGGCGGCATCGCCATCCTGCCGACCGCCCCCGAAGCCATCCGCAACCGCGACGCCGAATTCCCGTACCGCCACGACAGCGATTTTTTTTATCTCACCGGCTTTACCGAACCCGGAGCCTGGCTGGTGCTGATCGCGGGCGCCACCGAACGCGCGTTGCTGTTCTGTCGGCCGCGCCATGTGGAACATGAAATCTGGGAAGGCAAGCGCTTCGGTCCCGAGGCGGCGGCCGAGCACTTCGGCTTTGACGATGCGCACCCCATCGATGCGCTGGATGAGTTGATTCCCAGACTGATGCTGGACCATCCCACGCTTTATGCGCCGCTGGCGGGCGAAAAACGTAATGACGGGCGTCTGCACCGCTGGCTGGCCGCCGCGCGCGACGCCGGCCGCGCGGGCCACGCGCCGCCCGCCCGCCAGCAGGACGTCCGCGCCTGGTTGGCGGAAATGCGCCTGGTCAAGGACCCGACCGAAATCGCCACCATGCGGCGCGCCGCCAAGATATCGGCCGGTGCGCACGCGCGCGCCATGCGGGTCGCCCGTCCCGGCATGCACGAATACGAACTGGAAGCGGAACTGCTGTATGAATTCCGCCGCCACGGTGCGCAGGCCGTGGCCTACAACAGCATCGTGGCCGCCGGCGCCAATGCCTGCGTGCTGCACTACCCGGCCGGCGAAGCCGTGCTGCGCGACGGCGACCTGGTCCTGATCGACGCCGGCTGCGAAGTCGACAGCTACGCCAGTGACATCACCCGGACCTTTCCCGTGAACGGACGCTACAGCGGCCCGCAGCGCGCGCTGTATGACCTGACCGTGGCGGCCCAGCAAGCCGCCGCGGCCGCGACCGCGCCCGGACGCACGTTCAACGACGGCCACGAAGCCGCCTTGCGCGTGCTGGCGCAAGGCATGCTGGATTTGAAATTGTTGAAAGGGTCGCTGGATGGCGTGCTGGAGTCCGGCGACTACAGCCGCTTCTACATGCACCGCACCGGCCACTGGCTGGGACTGGACGTTCATGACGCGGGTGATTACCGCCAGCCCGGGCCGGCGCAAGGCGGCGATCGCCCGTGGCGCAAGCTGGAACGCGGCATGATGCTGACGATTGAACCGGGCATCTACGTGCGTCCGGCTGACGACGTGCCGGAAAGCTACTGGAACATCGGTATCCGCACGGAAGACGATGCGCTGGTTACGGATGAAGGCTGTGAACTGATCACGCGCGGCGTGCCGGTGGAAGCCAGCGAGATCGAGGCATTGATGCGCGAATAG
- the ruvA gene encoding Holliday junction branch migration protein RuvA, translating into MIGRITGTLIEKLPPTICVDVGGLGYDIDVSMSTLYSLPETGARVTLYTHLTVREDAHILYGFGTAAERSAFRELIKVSGIGARTALSVLSGMSVADLAQAITLQETGRLTRVPGIGKKTAERLLLEMRGKLGADIGATSHATPDNQSDILNALLALGYSEKESLSALKTLPEGVGVSDGIKQALKALVR; encoded by the coding sequence ATGATCGGACGCATTACCGGAACCCTGATCGAAAAGCTGCCTCCCACCATCTGCGTGGATGTGGGCGGCTTGGGGTATGACATCGACGTGTCCATGAGCACGCTGTACTCGCTGCCGGAGACCGGCGCGCGCGTCACGCTGTATACGCACCTGACGGTGCGCGAAGACGCGCACATTCTTTATGGCTTTGGCACCGCGGCCGAACGCAGCGCGTTTCGCGAGCTGATCAAAGTCAGCGGCATTGGGGCGCGCACGGCGCTGTCGGTGCTGTCCGGCATGTCGGTGGCCGACCTGGCGCAGGCCATCACCTTGCAGGAGACCGGCCGTCTGACGCGCGTGCCGGGCATCGGCAAGAAGACCGCCGAACGGCTGTTGCTGGAAATGCGCGGCAAGCTCGGCGCGGATATCGGCGCCACCTCGCACGCCACGCCGGACAACCAGTCGGACATCCTGAACGCACTGCTGGCGTTGGGCTATTCGGAAAAGGAATCGCTGTCGGCGTTGAAGACGCTGCCCGAAGGCGTGGGCGTGTCCGATGGCATCAAACAGGCGCTGAAAGCACTGGTGCGCTAA
- a CDS encoding complex I NDUFA9 subunit family protein, producing the protein MRILVIGGTGFIGRHLIARLSGDLHQIIVPTRLLARGSELQVHPTTTLIQTDIHDDAALDRLVTGCDVVVNLVGILHGNVGKPYGSDFARAHVHLPQRIARACQRHGVRRLLHVSALGADSQGDSMYQRSKGDGEAAIKSEFPSGNDGGWTIFRPSVIFGPDDNFTNMFASLARWLPVLPLAGAHARMQPVYVGDVVAAMATALGDTHTCGKTYELGGPQIYTLGEIARLCAVWSGNPRPVVPVPMGVGRLQARLFECMPGEPLMSRDNLDSLRRDNICVGPIAPELHVVPTGLEAVAPRYLQRKS; encoded by the coding sequence ATGCGTATCCTTGTCATCGGCGGCACCGGTTTCATCGGCCGCCATCTGATTGCCCGGCTTTCCGGCGACCTGCACCAGATCATCGTGCCTACCCGCCTGTTGGCGCGCGGCAGCGAACTGCAAGTCCACCCCACGACCACGCTGATCCAGACCGACATCCACGACGATGCCGCACTGGACCGCCTGGTCACCGGCTGCGACGTGGTGGTGAACCTGGTGGGCATCTTGCACGGCAACGTCGGCAAGCCATATGGCTCTGATTTTGCGCGCGCGCACGTGCATCTGCCGCAACGCATTGCGCGGGCGTGTCAGCGCCATGGCGTGCGCCGCCTGTTGCATGTCAGCGCGCTGGGCGCCGACTCGCAGGGCGACAGCATGTACCAGCGCTCCAAGGGCGATGGCGAAGCCGCCATCAAAAGCGAATTTCCATCCGGCAACGACGGGGGCTGGACCATTTTCCGCCCGTCGGTCATCTTCGGTCCGGACGACAATTTCACCAATATGTTTGCATCACTGGCGCGTTGGCTGCCGGTCTTGCCCTTGGCCGGCGCGCATGCGCGCATGCAGCCGGTGTATGTGGGCGATGTGGTGGCGGCCATGGCGACGGCGCTGGGCGATACCCACACCTGCGGCAAAACCTATGAGCTGGGCGGCCCGCAGATCTACACCCTGGGCGAGATCGCGCGCTTGTGCGCCGTCTGGAGTGGCAACCCGCGCCCGGTGGTGCCGGTGCCCATGGGGGTGGGGCGCTTGCAGGCGCGCCTGTTTGAGTGCATGCCTGGCGAACCGCTGATGTCGCGCGACAATCTGGATTCCCTGCGACGCGACAATATCTGCGTGGGGCCGATCGCGCCCGAATTGCATGTGGTGCCGACCGGCCTGGAGGCCGTGGCGCCCCGCTATCTGCAGCGCAAGTCTTAG
- the ruvC gene encoding crossover junction endodeoxyribonuclease RuvC, translated as MRVLGIDPGLRRTGFGVIDAEGSRLRYVASGTIVVPPALTLAERLKVILDNLREVARDTQPDVAALEIVFLNTNPASTLLLGQARGAALCALADSSLAVHEYTALQIKKAVVGTGRAAKEQVQMMVQHLLSLDGVPAPDSADALACAICHAHVGPLQDKLERLGTSLRMGGKTRIRNGRLIG; from the coding sequence ATGCGCGTCCTGGGCATCGATCCCGGCTTGCGCCGCACCGGCTTCGGTGTGATCGATGCCGAGGGCTCGCGGTTGCGTTACGTGGCCAGCGGGACCATCGTGGTCCCGCCGGCGCTGACGCTGGCCGAGCGCCTGAAAGTCATTCTGGACAATCTGCGCGAAGTGGCGCGCGACACGCAACCCGATGTCGCCGCGCTTGAAATCGTCTTTCTGAACACCAATCCCGCATCCACGCTGCTACTAGGCCAGGCCCGGGGCGCGGCGCTGTGCGCCTTGGCGGACAGTTCGCTGGCGGTGCACGAATACACCGCCTTGCAGATCAAGAAGGCCGTGGTGGGCACCGGCCGCGCCGCCAAGGAGCAGGTGCAGATGATGGTGCAGCACCTGCTGTCCCTGGACGGTGTGCCCGCGCCTGACTCCGCCGACGCGCTGGCCTGCGCCATCTGCCACGCGCACGTCGGGCCCTTGCAGGACAAGCTGGAGCGACTGGGCACGTCACTGCGCATGGGCGGCAAGACCCGCATCCGCAACGGCCGCCTGATCGGCTGA
- the purH gene encoding bifunctional phosphoribosylaminoimidazolecarboxamide formyltransferase/IMP cyclohydrolase, giving the protein MKIETALLSVSDKTGIVEFARALAARGVRLLSTGGTAKLLADAGLTVTEVAAHTGSPEILDGRVKTLHPKIHGGLLARRDSAEHMDTIKAAGIDRIDMLVVNLYPFRETVAKPDCTFADAVENIDIGGPAMLRAAAKNHGTEAGGVTVVIDPVDYSRVLAEMDKNGSTSYGLRLALASKVYAHTAAYDGAIAAYLTSLAEAEPAQEAVPARNEWPGTLTLQVKQEQALRYGENPHQTAAFYVDAQRPAGLLGNYRQLQGKELSYNNIADADAAWECARSFDAPACVIVKHANPCGVAVAADTLGAYQQAFKTDPTSAFGGIIAFNRPVDAATAEAVSGQFMEVLLAPAYDGAALAILAAKKNVRVLEVPMGVGQNAFDIKRVGGGWLVQSPDAYNVPRDALKVVSKRQPTEQEMNDLAFAWKVAKYVKSNAIVFVGGGMTLGVGAGQMSRIDSARIASIKAENAGLTLQGSAVASDAFFPFRDGLDVVVAAGATCVIQPGGSMRDDEVIAAADEHGIAMVLTGTRHFRH; this is encoded by the coding sequence ATGAAAATCGAAACCGCCCTGCTTTCGGTGTCCGACAAGACCGGCATCGTTGAATTTGCCCGCGCCCTGGCCGCGCGTGGCGTGCGCCTGCTGTCGACCGGCGGCACCGCCAAGCTGCTGGCCGACGCCGGCCTGACCGTTACCGAAGTGGCTGCCCACACGGGTTCGCCGGAAATTCTGGATGGCCGCGTCAAGACGCTGCACCCGAAGATTCACGGCGGCCTGCTGGCCCGTCGCGACAGCGCCGAGCACATGGACACCATCAAGGCGGCGGGCATCGATCGCATCGACATGCTGGTGGTGAACCTGTATCCGTTCCGTGAAACCGTGGCCAAGCCCGATTGCACGTTCGCCGACGCGGTCGAGAACATCGACATCGGCGGCCCGGCCATGCTGCGCGCGGCCGCCAAGAACCACGGCACCGAAGCGGGTGGCGTGACGGTCGTGATCGACCCGGTGGACTATTCGCGCGTGCTGGCCGAAATGGACAAGAACGGCAGCACGTCCTATGGCCTGCGACTGGCGCTGGCCTCGAAGGTCTATGCCCACACGGCCGCCTACGACGGCGCCATCGCCGCCTACCTGACCAGCCTGGCCGAAGCCGAACCGGCTCAGGAAGCCGTGCCGGCCCGTAACGAATGGCCTGGCACGCTGACCTTGCAGGTCAAGCAGGAACAGGCGCTGCGCTACGGCGAAAACCCCCACCAGACCGCCGCCTTCTATGTGGATGCGCAGCGTCCGGCCGGCCTGTTGGGCAACTACCGCCAACTGCAGGGCAAGGAACTGTCCTACAACAACATCGCCGACGCCGATGCCGCCTGGGAATGCGCGCGCAGCTTCGACGCGCCTGCCTGCGTCATCGTCAAGCACGCCAACCCCTGCGGCGTGGCCGTGGCGGCCGACACGCTGGGCGCCTACCAGCAAGCGTTCAAGACCGACCCGACGTCCGCTTTCGGCGGCATCATCGCCTTTAACCGCCCGGTGGACGCGGCCACTGCCGAAGCCGTCAGCGGCCAGTTCATGGAAGTGCTGCTGGCGCCTGCCTATGACGGCGCCGCGCTGGCCATCCTGGCCGCCAAGAAGAACGTGCGCGTGCTGGAAGTGCCGATGGGCGTGGGCCAGAACGCATTCGACATCAAGCGCGTGGGCGGCGGCTGGCTGGTGCAAAGCCCGGACGCCTACAACGTGCCGCGCGATGCGCTGAAGGTGGTCAGCAAGCGCCAGCCCACCGAACAGGAAATGAACGACCTGGCTTTCGCCTGGAAGGTTGCCAAGTACGTCAAGTCCAACGCCATCGTCTTCGTGGGCGGCGGCATGACCTTGGGCGTGGGCGCCGGCCAGATGAGCCGCATCGACTCGGCGCGCATTGCGTCGATCAAGGCGGAAAACGCCGGCCTGACGCTGCAAGGCTCGGCCGTGGCGTCGGATGCTTTCTTCCCGTTCCGCGATGGCCTGGACGTGGTGGTGGCGGCAGGCGCAACCTGCGTCATCCAGCCCGGCGGCAGCATGCGTGACGATGAAGTCATCGCCGCAGCCGACGAGCACGGCATTGCCATGGTGCTGACCGGCACCCGCCACTTCCGCCACTGA
- a CDS encoding UbiH/UbiF/VisC/COQ6 family ubiquinone biosynthesis hydroxylase, whose product MTASAFDIAILGAGPVGRVLALMLARVAPDPARIALLAGSAPTPAASAAVPAADPRVLAMNHGSRVLLESLQAWPERSADIRNIHVSQRGRLGRAVIQNTDFGVPQLGSVVAYSGLHAKLDERVAACGVTVLSGPAAVIERQDADGVHITQGDHSLLCRVAVQSDGAGATDVRRDYGQHAVLTTAHATLPRRGWAWERFTSEGPLALLPHPQTPDAYSVVWCSAPERARELAALDNAAFSSALSAAFGDRLGRLSSQAPRHVFPLALAARRAQVQGRVAAIGNAAQTLHPVAGQGLNLGLRDAARLAQTLAGWLARPEFSPTSLLTEFAQARYVDRAITAGLTDLMPRVFATGLAPVEHACGLALLGMDLASPLRAPLAQHLLQGFRT is encoded by the coding sequence ATGACTGCATCCGCCTTCGACATTGCGATTCTTGGCGCTGGCCCCGTGGGCCGCGTGCTGGCCCTGATGCTGGCGCGTGTGGCGCCGGACCCGGCGCGCATCGCCCTGCTCGCCGGCAGCGCGCCGACGCCCGCCGCCTCCGCCGCCGTGCCTGCCGCGGATCCCCGCGTGCTGGCCATGAACCACGGCAGCCGCGTATTGCTGGAATCGTTGCAGGCCTGGCCCGAGCGGTCGGCCGATATCCGCAACATTCATGTGTCGCAGCGTGGGCGCCTGGGCCGCGCCGTTATCCAGAACACGGATTTCGGCGTGCCGCAGTTGGGCAGCGTGGTGGCCTATTCCGGCTTGCACGCCAAGTTGGACGAGCGCGTGGCGGCCTGTGGTGTCACCGTGCTGTCCGGCCCGGCTGCCGTGATCGAACGCCAGGATGCGGACGGCGTGCACATTACGCAAGGGGACCACAGCCTGCTGTGCCGGGTTGCCGTGCAGTCTGACGGCGCGGGCGCCACTGATGTGCGCCGCGACTATGGCCAGCATGCCGTACTGACGACGGCGCACGCCACGCTGCCGCGCCGAGGCTGGGCCTGGGAACGCTTCACTTCCGAAGGCCCGCTGGCCTTGCTGCCTCATCCGCAGACGCCGGACGCCTATTCGGTGGTCTGGTGCAGCGCGCCCGAACGGGCCCGGGAACTGGCCGCGCTGGACAACGCGGCGTTTTCGTCGGCGCTGTCCGCCGCCTTTGGCGACCGCTTGGGCCGGCTGTCCAGCCAAGCGCCCCGCCACGTTTTTCCGCTGGCGCTGGCCGCCCGCCGCGCCCAGGTGCAAGGGCGCGTGGCCGCCATCGGCAACGCCGCCCAGACGCTGCATCCCGTCGCCGGCCAGGGCCTGAACCTGGGCTTGCGCGATGCCGCCAGGCTGGCCCAGACGCTGGCCGGCTGGCTGGCCCGGCCCGAATTTAGCCCCACTTCCCTGTTGACCGAGTTTGCCCAGGCCCGCTATGTCGACCGCGCCATCACCGCGGGCCTGACTGACCTGATGCCACGCGTGTTCGCGACCGGCCTGGCCCCGGTGGAACATGCCTGCGGGCTGGCCTTGCTGGGAATGGATCTGGCTTCGCCGTTGCGTGCCCCGCTGGCCCAGCATTTGTTGCAGGGCTTTCGGACCTGA
- the dusB gene encoding tRNA dihydrouridine synthase DusB, with the protein MRIGQWTLPNNVLVAPMAGVTDRPFRQLCKKLGAGYAVSEMAASNPKLWDSVKTSRRLNHDGEIAPISVQIAGADPAMMAEAAVFNAGKGARIIDINMGCPVKKVCNVASGSALLRHEDLIVRILDAVVSACAPLGVPVTLKTRTGWDRDSRNALRVAKLAENAGIAALTLHGRTRADLYTGEAEYDTIRAVKAELSIPVIANGDIDSPEKAKHVLDYTGADAVMIGRAAQGRPWIFREIDHYLRTGVSLAPPSHGEMRELLLEHLDDHYRFYGEHTGVRTARKHIGWYLDGLPGADSFCARMNLIDNTRDQWRAVSDWFDTLSRDGEPHPAPVAEALLAA; encoded by the coding sequence ATGCGCATAGGCCAGTGGACCCTTCCCAACAACGTTCTAGTCGCGCCCATGGCGGGCGTGACGGACCGTCCGTTCCGACAACTTTGCAAGAAGTTGGGGGCGGGCTATGCCGTGTCCGAAATGGCCGCCAGCAACCCCAAGCTGTGGGACAGCGTCAAGACGTCGCGCCGCCTGAACCACGATGGCGAAATCGCCCCCATTTCGGTCCAGATCGCGGGCGCCGACCCGGCCATGATGGCCGAGGCCGCCGTCTTCAATGCCGGCAAGGGCGCGCGCATCATCGACATCAACATGGGCTGCCCGGTCAAGAAAGTGTGCAACGTGGCATCGGGGTCGGCGCTGCTGCGCCATGAAGACCTGATCGTCCGCATCCTGGACGCCGTCGTGTCGGCCTGTGCGCCGCTGGGCGTGCCGGTCACCTTGAAGACCCGCACGGGTTGGGACCGCGACAGCCGCAACGCCTTGCGCGTGGCCAAGCTGGCCGAAAATGCCGGCATCGCGGCCCTGACCCTGCACGGCCGCACCCGCGCCGACCTCTATACGGGCGAGGCGGAATATGACACTATCCGCGCCGTCAAGGCCGAGCTGAGCATCCCCGTGATCGCAAACGGAGATATCGACTCTCCTGAAAAAGCCAAGCACGTCCTGGATTACACTGGCGCCGACGCGGTCATGATTGGCCGGGCGGCCCAGGGCCGTCCCTGGATCTTCCGCGAAATCGATCACTATTTGCGCACGGGCGTATCACTGGCCCCGCCCTCCCATGGGGAAATGCGCGAGCTGTTGCTTGAACATCTCGACGACCACTACCGCTTCTATGGCGAGCACACCGGCGTACGCACGGCGCGCAAACATATCGGCTGGTACCTGGACGGCCTGCCGGGCGCGGATTCGTTCTGCGCCCGCATGAACCTGATCGACAATACCCGCGACCAGTGGCGGGCGGTGTCGGATTGGTTCGATACCCTCTCGCGCGACGGCGAGCCCCACCCGGCGCCGGTCGCAGAAGCCCTGCTGGCGGCATGA